TTTTCTAATAGATTGTTTACTTCTGCTAGTGCAATTCTCTTTTGACAAGCGGAATCATATCTATTTATTGCTACTGAAGGTATTGAACCTTTGCTCTTCATTTCCCTTATTCCTGTTTCTAAACACTGAAAAGCAACACTCGATAGATCTCGACCTTCAGCCGCAGCCCAAACCTTCAAAAGATAAGTAAGATTTGATGGTACTGAGATTTGTACTTTGTTCGAATTCGAGGTGTTTAATGCAATATCATCGAGACTAATTTCTTTGGAGGAAATAGTTTCTTTTACTTTTTTCTTCAGAATTTTTACTTGGCTTAGCGCGTTCTCTTTATTTCTAATTTTTTGTTCTATTTCAAATAACTCTTCCTCCGAATTAATTAAAGCTTCTAACGCCCATTTAGCATCATCTTTCGCAATAGCTGTGCTATTAAGCCATTCATCTCTTATTTTTGACCAATTACTAGGCATAAGCTTTATGCAATAACTATACAATAGGACAATCTGTCTGGATTGTCTATATAATCTAATTAGAATTTAAATTGATTATAAAAATCAATATTCAAACCTATTTATTTGACCCCGTATCCTAGGAATAATGTTATTGAAAAATTAATTAATTTGGAAAATCTTTGCAATAGAATTCTAGAAGGAATTCAAAAATGAAATCTGTTCTTGATCTTCTGGTAACTGCATACTAATTAATTAGATAAATTAAAATCTTTTTGAAAAATATTCTTTATTAGTCTATTAAGGTGTTTCTGAATTATTAATCTCTTTCAATTAGTTCAATTTTATATCCATAAGGATCCTCATTAAAAGCCAATACAGTGGGCAGTAATTCACACCTTTTGTTATAAGTAAAAACCTGTTTCATATTGCCTTTAACGCATGACAATGGAATGATTTAAACTGCTGCTAATACTTCTGTTTCAAAGAGTAAAGCAATTAAAGTTGCTACTAAAATTTCCTTGCCTTATTTTTGTATGAGTGCTGAAGGTCAAATAGATGGTAAAGGTATTCCGAGACAAAAAAAGGCATATCAAAATCTGCTTAGATGTAACCCTAGCTATTGAAATTTAGATGAATATAAAGTTTTGGGTATATCAGGTAGAGGGAAGAACATTAAGGCAGGTGCTTTAAACAAAATTATTGAAAATGCTGAAAAAGGTCAGATTCCTTATGGTACTAACTTAGTAGTTGAGTCTAGGTCGAGGCGATCAAGATATTCATTTAGTTGTAGAGCAACAGGATTATGGATTTGCACTAAAAGGTACTTTTAGGGAAGTAATGCAAGGTCAAAAAAGAGAGAAGATTATAAGTGGATTACCTGAAAGGCAACATGATGTTTTGCAAATATCAGAGGAACAATAGATCGACTATATAACACCTACTCAATTAGTTGAAAAAGTAGAATTTGCAGTAAAAACTAAAGTTAATTTAGATATTTGTAGAATAACTTTAGATCAGTTAGTTAAAAAAAGAGTTTCTGACAAAGATTAAGGGTTCTAATAAAAAACTTCTGAATTAAAGTACAGGATTAAGTAACTACGGAGCCTATAGTAGTAACTATATAGCTACAGGGGAAGGGACAGCTTTTTTGTTAAAGGCTGAATTAAGTAAATATATGATCCCCAAAACATTTGCGAGAAATATTTTTTACCTCTGCTAATTTTACAGCAATTGGATAGTTCAGGTATCGAATCTATCCAGCTGGAGAGAAAGACATTAATAAGGATGATGTCTTGCATACTTCTTACTCTCAACAAAAATGGCCTTGAAGCATCGTTCCGTTTCAGGGTCATTTACTAAAACAGATAAAAACTTAATTAAGAAATTGGAAGGCAAAATGGAAAATGAAAAAAGAATTGAAAAGTTAGCAGCTGTTGCACTAAACGTAACTAAAGTGCTGGTAATAATTTATCTAGGCATCGAAGAAGTAATTAAAATAAGTAAATCACTTATAAAGAAGTTAGATGCTTATTTTGATGATTTACGAGGATCTCGAGAATGGGCTTCACAAGCTTATGCAATACTAAAAAAACGACATTCGTTTTAACTTGTTCAATAAACCAATCAATTAATCCGCTCCATTCTTGGAAATCTCCTTTGGGTTTTAATTCTTCATCTTTCCCTACTCTAGCTACTGGAACAAGA
The window above is part of the Prochlorococcus marinus CUG1415 genome. Proteins encoded here:
- a CDS encoding VHS domain-containing protein, with the translated sequence MPSNWSKIRDEWLNSTAIAKDDAKWALEALINSEEELFEIEQKIRNKENALSQVKILKKKVKETISSKEISLDDIALNTSNSNKVQISVPSNLTYLLKVWAAAEGRDLSSVAFQCLETGIREMKSKGSIPSVAINRYDSACQKRIALAEVNNLLEKYEIAQNKIK